One Calditrichota bacterium genomic window, AACCTGACCGAAGCCATCCGCGTTTACAACTCGCTCTCCCTTTTCAAAAAATCAGTTGAGGAAGGGCAATTGATCTGGGCGTTTTCCACGATTTTTATTGTTTTGCTCACTCTCATCGCGGTTTACGCGGCAAAAACGCTGTCGCGAGGCATCAGCGAGCCAATCATGGAGTTGGCAGCGGGAATGAAAAAAATGGCTGCTGGCGAAGTTGGCGCTCCGGTCAATGTCAAAGCCAAAGACGAAATCAAATTTCTCATCGATACCTTCAACCGCATGGCGCAGGAGTTGAAAACCAGCCAGGAAAAATTGCTCCGCGCCGAACGCATGGCTGCCTGGCAGGAACTGGCGCGCCGCGTCTCTCACGAAATACGAAACAGCCTGACGCCGATTCAGCTTTCTCTGCGACGCTTGTGGAATAAATTCGAGCCGGAACTGGGGTCGGACAATCCTATCGTGAGCATTCAGGAAGAAGTGGAATCTTTAACCAGATTGGCGGAGGAATTTTCGCAATTTGCCCGTATGCCGCAAATTTCTCTGGAAAAAGCGAACGTGCATGACATCATCAAAAGCGTGGTCACTCTTGTTCAGGCACAGCCCGGCGTGCCAAAAATTCGCGTCCGGCTCGATGAGTCCGTTCCGCCGATCCGCCTCGATCGCGCACAATTTCGCCGTGCTCTGTACAATGTGCTCAAAAATGCAGTGGAAGCCAGTCAGCCAAACACGGCGAACAAGGAAATTTTCATCACGACTAACGCCATCAAAGCAGAGGGCAAATCTGTAAAAATCGAAATTATCGACCGGGGAATTGGCATTGAATCGGAGCTGTTGAAAAAAATTTTTGAGCCTAATTTTACAACAAAGAAGAGAGGAATGGGTTTGGGCCTGGCGATTGTGAAAAAAATCATCGAGGACCATGACGGCGAAATTCAGTTTTTCAGCACGCCGGGCAAAGGCACGAGAGTTACGATTGTTCTTTGATTTTTCCCATTCCCTGCGTGCCGAAGACTATTGTTTTATCACCTTAATTTCATCGACATACCCGCGCTCGCAAACACGATTTTTGAATGTCATAAAATAAATCGAATCGATCGAAGGGACTGTCGAGCCGATCCAGGTGGCGGATTCGGCTTTGAGCTCATTATTCACAAAAACTTGAAAAATCTTTTTTTCACACGAAAAAACAACCTCGACAAAATACCATCTGCCGGCCGCGACGTTTGTGATATTTTCCCAACTGCGATTGTGACTGAAAAACTCCATCTTTCCTTCGCGAATGGAAATTTGCGGACCCAAATGAGCCGTGTCCGCTTCGTTGGAATAAAGTCTCAATCCGAAATAGTCCGTCGCGTTGCTCACTTTCCAGTAAAAAGAAATCATTCCCAGATCCATCGACGCAAAGTGCGCCGCAATGAAACTGTAGCCTTGCACAGTAGAGTCCATGAAACAAAGACTATTTCCCTGCTCGTTGTAACTCGTCTCATTGGTGATGTAAATCGAACTGGCGGAGTCTGCGATTGTCCACGGCGGAACCGGCGGCTTCTCATTTTGAGAATAGGTGTCAAACGGCTCCCAGAAAACCAGACTGCCTTTTTCCGTCGTGAAATCCCACACAGGCCCGAGTTGAACACTTTCATATTCGTCGCGCGCCGTTACCTGCCAATAAAATTTCGTGTCAAAAGGTAAAAGTGACAAAGCAAAAGAAGTATCTGACAGGTTTGCCCTTAATGGCCGCAGCGAGTCCGCCTGAACGCCCCAGGAAACATCGTACGCGACCACGCTGAAGGAATCCGGGTCGCCACCTTCCCAGGAAAAATTCACATCATCAATTGCCACATTTTGTTGATGATTCTGCGGCATTGGATTAGCTGGAATTCTGGGCGGATTGTTGTGCTCCACTCTGGTTCGGAAATTCCAGACAGGCCCCTCAGTCTGCAAGTTTTTCTGGTCCCGCACAATCACTTGCCAAAAATACTGGCTGTCAAAATCGAGCGAATCGAGCCGGAGCGAATCCGCTGGCAAATTTGCCTTGTACAAATGAGGGTTGGCATTATTTTTTTGCAAATAAATATCGCAACGGAGCGTGTCATATTCGTTGGGATCCGAAGTTTCCCACTGCAAAGTCAACGCCACGGGCATTCGCATCGCTCCGTCTTCGGGGAAAACGAGTTGCGGCGCGTTGGGCGGTCTATTTCGCAGCTCAGGCGGCAACGGTTGATGGCAATAAATGACGAACAACGCCAATACTGTGAGCAAAAGCTGTGTTTTTTTCATTGTACCCCTATATTTTTTTAACAATGCGAACATAAAAAACCTGTCCGACGCCGCGTTCAGGCAGGTTTTTTCCAATGAAGCAAATTGGAGGAAACATGAAACTAATTTTGATTGACAAACCCAATGTATTTTATTCGGCACGGATGCCCGCCCATTTGATAGTTACAATTTTGCCAAAGGCTGCATTGATTTGAACAGATCAGCGAGTTTACATCTACAAAATCGCCCATTTTCTTCAACGCCCTTTTTCCGCTTTGATGCGGCTTTTCTGACTCCGCCTTTCCGGTCAAATATTGCGTCAGCCTTTGAAAAGTATCCGTGCCTTTTTTGACATCAGCAAACAACAAATCCCAGGAATCATGGCGCAAAAAACGCCGCAAATTTGTTTGAAAAGGAATATTGCCGGTGAATTTAATGCCGACGCCAAACAAATCTTTGAGCGCCAAATCCAGCCATTGCGCGAAAGTGCGATCGTCGTCCCCGCGCGACATATTCAAAACGAAGCGCGGTTGAAAATTTTTCGCGATGGACATTACTTTTTCGTCCGACTGCTGCTCACCTTTGATCAAAACCTTCAAAGTTCCCGCTGTGTTTTTGTCACTTTGAAAGTAGGCGTTGCTGATTAATTCTAATTTCTCGTCATCGTCACGGTACGCGGCCTCCAATTTTTTCAAAATGCACGTTTTCAAAAATCGAAAATTTTCCGCAATTACCGCCGGCTCGGGCGTCCCCAGCAAAATTTTAGTACCAGCATGCAAAAACAGATAAATATCCGTAGCTTCAATGCCACTCCCCAAATCAAAAATAACGTAATCGTAATTCAATTTGGCGGTTTCGCGGAGCAATCTTCCGGCAATGAGCAAATTATTTTTTCCGACCCGCAGCGAGCGGGGATAACGAAAAATGACGTCAATGTTTTGAAATTCCGTCTGGCAAATCAGCTTGCTCGCATCAAGCTTCACATCCGCCTCGAACTCAAGCAGTAGGTCTTTGCGCTGCTGGATTTGAAACAAATGGTGCAAACACGGGCTGCTGAAATCGCTGTCCACGATCAAAACTTTGTAATTTTGCGCCGCCAATTCATGAGCCAAATTCATGGCAAAAATTGTCTTACCGACTCCGCCCTTGCCGCTTCCAATCGCTATT contains:
- a CDS encoding HAMP domain-containing protein; translated protein: MNIFFIWLTILSVALAIYLISIYRKSRRGFRFQVKLTIIFILLVLVPAIPLTTFVSALLTRSMQMFLLPGMDNTLVSSLELIKYQLEREGVLLISDFDQSNAKGNLLLQKNGVLFVAEFEKQGDEIHALRKFSREAAADTICENFDQQIVNSIFAGEIVSRLFAGDVNACEVFVPIDNTKFRVIGFEIDPKIITVKENLTEAIRVYNSLSLFKKSVEEGQLIWAFSTIFIVLLTLIAVYAAKTLSRGISEPIMELAAGMKKMAAGEVGAPVNVKAKDEIKFLIDTFNRMAQELKTSQEKLLRAERMAAWQELARRVSHEIRNSLTPIQLSLRRLWNKFEPELGSDNPIVSIQEEVESLTRLAEEFSQFARMPQISLEKANVHDIIKSVVTLVQAQPGVPKIRVRLDESVPPIRLDRAQFRRALYNVLKNAVEASQPNTANKEIFITTNAIKAEGKSVKIEIIDRGIGIESELLKKIFEPNFTTKKRGMGLGLAIVKKIIEDHDGEIQFFSTPGKGTRVTIVL
- a CDS encoding MinD/ParA family protein; this translates as MKTTQAAAPLAFTFPAVELPIKRALKKKTHTIAIGSGKGGVGKTIFAMNLAHELAAQNYKVLIVDSDFSSPCLHHLFQIQQRKDLLLEFEADVKLDASKLICQTEFQNIDVIFRYPRSLRVGKNNLLIAGRLLRETAKLNYDYVIFDLGSGIEATDIYLFLHAGTKILLGTPEPAVIAENFRFLKTCILKKLEAAYRDDDEKLELISNAYFQSDKNTAGTLKVLIKGEQQSDEKVMSIAKNFQPRFVLNMSRGDDDRTFAQWLDLALKDLFGVGIKFTGNIPFQTNLRRFLRHDSWDLLFADVKKGTDTFQRLTQYLTGKAESEKPHQSGKRALKKMGDFVDVNSLICSNQCSLWQNCNYQMGGHPCRIKYIGFVNQN